Genomic segment of Pseudomonadota bacterium:
TCGAAAGGTGTTTTAGATCTTTGGTGAATTTGGGAGTCTCACTAAAGTTCATCGTCGTAGCTTCTCACGGAATGCTCATAATCGCGGTAGAAGACGCTCTCGTAGCTGATCTTCTCCCCTTGTTTATGGACCTTCCAGGGCATATCCTCATGGGAATAATCGTTCAACTCCTTCGCGCTCTTGTCCGAGAGGCGGGCGAGCACATCGTCGATGTGCCTGACCTCCCTCGCAGATAGAGCGGACATGTCGGGCCCTCTCAATGGCAAGTATTTTTTCTGCTCGTACTGAAAATACGAGCTTGAAACCTGTTCGATCTCTTTCTTCTTTTTCATATCATCGACGATCTTCACGAATTCAACAGGTGTAGGGCCAAACCGGTTTTTTATATAGGTCGCCCCGACCAACTGCTCCTCAAATTTTTCATAGTAGTCAAAATCGATG
This window contains:
- a CDS encoding DUF4065 domain-containing protein, with protein sequence MKKNFGAYLKQLREHADFSQDYVAAKIGVSRPTYVQIEKNDRELTISEAEKLSELFDVDLPDFLRAREASVPNVVIEPPSKTGKKVSDIRISVPQRNLKKFKEVLLYILEKVGAKSNIGETAIYKLLYFIDFDYYEKFEEQLVGATYIKNRFGPTPVEFVKIVDDMKKKKEIEQVSSSYFQYEQKKYLPLRGPDMSALSAREVRHIDDVLARLSDKSAKELNDYSHEDMPWKVHKQGEKISYESVFYRDYEHSVRSYDDEL